From one Rhopalosiphum padi isolate XX-2018 chromosome 2, ASM2088224v1, whole genome shotgun sequence genomic stretch:
- the LOC132920111 gene encoding myotubularin-related protein 10-B isoform X2, which yields MHRYEVALMMNENRLTNSFKSYVGWDDDEQISSCETSFIEQEFSPKLHPGEMIIAEAQSVLLFTPVNEQKTGISGFLFVTNFRLSFVTSNEKHLKETSYQENLLLGQYDVCLSNIDIIYLLTGDKKKRLMIGHRFNDKVKGLHIICKNMRTLSYSFKFSPLGHGKILANALLHHAFPKRHQLLFAYDYREPNVQSRYSTPTFRCRDDWEKELQRTKCLGWTLNSSNNKFRLSPSLPQFIVIGSAVIDTHLRIAMQHFRDGRLPTWCWSTVNGATLSRKADVVDPSNLTQENAMLEIVRKSHPGLLRPFIMDLTKNLPSPKDVNQSFIKLRELCAPESARQFWVQDNHFYSLLEASKWLQYVSSCLSSALTTANKLNRNESVVLQERDGRDLCCVISSLTQLMIDSHFRSIVGLQTLIQKEWVVMGHQFCTRLGHVNSTDSVKSPLLLLFLDCVWQLLQQFPSKFEFTETYLTTLWDASHVSIFDTFLFDCERDRHCATKDVSPLMLRSIWDWEEQFMDHDLIQFHNPLYNASKVKDDLLKVSTEISCLSIWTQCYYRFLPTLEISNGGKPLEDFAVRTLINMSDNDSKDAQEVCTPSNIGSFFPFTHWRSSNSVPPSTLTISSLSLNTSDLQMETSLVEIPEHL from the exons gtGAAATGATAATTGCTGAAGCACAAAGTGTTTTATTATTCACTCCAGTAAACGAACAAAAAACTGGCATATCAGGTTTTTTGTTTGTTACAAATTTCAGACTTTCTTTTGTTACTTCAAacgaaaaacatttaaaa GAAACATCATATCAAGAAAATTTGCTTTTGGGTCAATATGATGTTTGTCTTTccaatatagatattatttatttattgacaggtgacaaaaaaaaaagacttaTGATAGGTCATCGTTTTAATGATAAAGTCAAAGGATTACATATTATCTGCAAA aaTATGCGAACACTatcatatagttttaaattttcaccacTTGGCCATGGTAAAATATTAGCGAATGCTTTATTGCATCATGCATTCCCAAAAAGACATCAGCTATTATTTGCGTATGACTACag ggAGCCAAATGTTCAAAGTAGATATTCAACACCTACATTTAGATGTCGAGATGATTGGGAAAAAGAACTTCAACGTACCAAATGTCTTGGTTGGACCTTAAATtcatctaataataaatttcgCTTATCTCCGAG ctTGCCACAATTTATTGTTATCGGATCTGCAGTTATTGACACTCATTTACGAATAGCAATGCAACATTTTCGAGATGGACGACTACCAACTTGGTGTTGGAGCACTGTAAATGGAGCCACATTATCTAGAAAGGCAGATGTTGTGGATCCATCAAATCTAACTCAAGAAAATGCTATGTTAGAAATAGTAAGGAAATCGCATCCTGGCCTTCTTAGACCTTTTATAATGGATTTAACCAAAAATTTGCCATCGCCAAAAGATGTTAATcagagttttattaaattacgagAACTGTGTGCTCCTG aaagTGCTCGGCAGTTTTGGGTGCAAGATAATCATTTTTACTCACTTTTGGAAGCCAGTAAATGGTTACAGTACGTTTCGAGTTGTCTTAGCTCTGCTTTAACAACTGCTAATAAACTTAATAGGAATGAGTCAGTTGTATTACAAG aaCGAGATGGACGTGATTTATGCTGTGTAATTTCTAGTCTAACACAGTTGATGATAGATTCTCATTTCCGATCCATTGTTGGATTACAAACATTAATCCAAAAGGAATGGGTTGTTATGGGTCATCAATTTTGTACAAGACTTGGTCATGTTAATAGTACTGATTCGGTTaaa tcaccattgttattattatttttggattgTGTATGGCAACTACTTCAACAATTTCCCTCAAAATTTGAGTTTACCGAGACTTACTTAACAACTCTTTGGGATGCATCACATGTTTCcatatttgatacatttttatttgattgtgAACGTGATCGTCATTGTGCTACTAAG gATGTTAGTCCACTGATGTTACGTTCAATATGGGATTGGGAAGAACAATTTATGGATCATGACTTGATCCAATTTCATAATCCTCTTTACAATGCCTCTAAAGTTAAAGACGATCTACTAAAAGTATCAACAGAAATTTCATGTCTTAGTATTTGGACACAATGTTACTATAGGTTTTTGCCTACTCTAGAAATATCAAATGGTGGTAAACCATTA GAAGATTTTGCAGTCAGAACACTTATAAATATGAGTGATAATGATTCTAAGGATGCTCAAGAAGTCTGTACACCATCTAACATTGGATCTTTTTTTCCATTTACACATTGGAGATCTAGTAATTCAGTTCCTCCATCAACATTAACAATTAGCTCCTTATCTTTAAACACTAGTGATTTACAAATGGAAACATCATTGGTTGAAATACCCGAACATCTATAA
- the LOC132920111 gene encoding myotubularin-related protein 10-B isoform X1 codes for MHRYEVALMMNENRLTNSFKSYVGWDDDEQISSCETSFIEQEFSPKLHPGEMIIAEAQSVLLFTPVNEQKTGISGFLFVTNFRLSFVTSNEKHLKETSYQENLLLGQYDVCLSNIDIIYLLTGDKKKRLMIGHRFNDKVKGLHIICKNMRTLSYSFKFSPLGHGKILANALLHHAFPKRHQLLFAYDYSREPNVQSRYSTPTFRCRDDWEKELQRTKCLGWTLNSSNNKFRLSPSLPQFIVIGSAVIDTHLRIAMQHFRDGRLPTWCWSTVNGATLSRKADVVDPSNLTQENAMLEIVRKSHPGLLRPFIMDLTKNLPSPKDVNQSFIKLRELCAPESARQFWVQDNHFYSLLEASKWLQYVSSCLSSALTTANKLNRNESVVLQERDGRDLCCVISSLTQLMIDSHFRSIVGLQTLIQKEWVVMGHQFCTRLGHVNSTDSVKSPLLLLFLDCVWQLLQQFPSKFEFTETYLTTLWDASHVSIFDTFLFDCERDRHCATKDVSPLMLRSIWDWEEQFMDHDLIQFHNPLYNASKVKDDLLKVSTEISCLSIWTQCYYRFLPTLEISNGGKPLEDFAVRTLINMSDNDSKDAQEVCTPSNIGSFFPFTHWRSSNSVPPSTLTISSLSLNTSDLQMETSLVEIPEHL; via the exons gtGAAATGATAATTGCTGAAGCACAAAGTGTTTTATTATTCACTCCAGTAAACGAACAAAAAACTGGCATATCAGGTTTTTTGTTTGTTACAAATTTCAGACTTTCTTTTGTTACTTCAAacgaaaaacatttaaaa GAAACATCATATCAAGAAAATTTGCTTTTGGGTCAATATGATGTTTGTCTTTccaatatagatattatttatttattgacaggtgacaaaaaaaaaagacttaTGATAGGTCATCGTTTTAATGATAAAGTCAAAGGATTACATATTATCTGCAAA aaTATGCGAACACTatcatatagttttaaattttcaccacTTGGCCATGGTAAAATATTAGCGAATGCTTTATTGCATCATGCATTCCCAAAAAGACATCAGCTATTATTTGCGTATGACTACag tagggAGCCAAATGTTCAAAGTAGATATTCAACACCTACATTTAGATGTCGAGATGATTGGGAAAAAGAACTTCAACGTACCAAATGTCTTGGTTGGACCTTAAATtcatctaataataaatttcgCTTATCTCCGAG ctTGCCACAATTTATTGTTATCGGATCTGCAGTTATTGACACTCATTTACGAATAGCAATGCAACATTTTCGAGATGGACGACTACCAACTTGGTGTTGGAGCACTGTAAATGGAGCCACATTATCTAGAAAGGCAGATGTTGTGGATCCATCAAATCTAACTCAAGAAAATGCTATGTTAGAAATAGTAAGGAAATCGCATCCTGGCCTTCTTAGACCTTTTATAATGGATTTAACCAAAAATTTGCCATCGCCAAAAGATGTTAATcagagttttattaaattacgagAACTGTGTGCTCCTG aaagTGCTCGGCAGTTTTGGGTGCAAGATAATCATTTTTACTCACTTTTGGAAGCCAGTAAATGGTTACAGTACGTTTCGAGTTGTCTTAGCTCTGCTTTAACAACTGCTAATAAACTTAATAGGAATGAGTCAGTTGTATTACAAG aaCGAGATGGACGTGATTTATGCTGTGTAATTTCTAGTCTAACACAGTTGATGATAGATTCTCATTTCCGATCCATTGTTGGATTACAAACATTAATCCAAAAGGAATGGGTTGTTATGGGTCATCAATTTTGTACAAGACTTGGTCATGTTAATAGTACTGATTCGGTTaaa tcaccattgttattattatttttggattgTGTATGGCAACTACTTCAACAATTTCCCTCAAAATTTGAGTTTACCGAGACTTACTTAACAACTCTTTGGGATGCATCACATGTTTCcatatttgatacatttttatttgattgtgAACGTGATCGTCATTGTGCTACTAAG gATGTTAGTCCACTGATGTTACGTTCAATATGGGATTGGGAAGAACAATTTATGGATCATGACTTGATCCAATTTCATAATCCTCTTTACAATGCCTCTAAAGTTAAAGACGATCTACTAAAAGTATCAACAGAAATTTCATGTCTTAGTATTTGGACACAATGTTACTATAGGTTTTTGCCTACTCTAGAAATATCAAATGGTGGTAAACCATTA GAAGATTTTGCAGTCAGAACACTTATAAATATGAGTGATAATGATTCTAAGGATGCTCAAGAAGTCTGTACACCATCTAACATTGGATCTTTTTTTCCATTTACACATTGGAGATCTAGTAATTCAGTTCCTCCATCAACATTAACAATTAGCTCCTTATCTTTAAACACTAGTGATTTACAAATGGAAACATCATTGGTTGAAATACCCGAACATCTATAA
- the LOC132920111 gene encoding myotubularin-related protein 10-A isoform X3, translating to MIIAEAQSVLLFTPVNEQKTGISGFLFVTNFRLSFVTSNEKHLKETSYQENLLLGQYDVCLSNIDIIYLLTGDKKKRLMIGHRFNDKVKGLHIICKNMRTLSYSFKFSPLGHGKILANALLHHAFPKRHQLLFAYDYSREPNVQSRYSTPTFRCRDDWEKELQRTKCLGWTLNSSNNKFRLSPSLPQFIVIGSAVIDTHLRIAMQHFRDGRLPTWCWSTVNGATLSRKADVVDPSNLTQENAMLEIVRKSHPGLLRPFIMDLTKNLPSPKDVNQSFIKLRELCAPESARQFWVQDNHFYSLLEASKWLQYVSSCLSSALTTANKLNRNESVVLQERDGRDLCCVISSLTQLMIDSHFRSIVGLQTLIQKEWVVMGHQFCTRLGHVNSTDSVKSPLLLLFLDCVWQLLQQFPSKFEFTETYLTTLWDASHVSIFDTFLFDCERDRHCATKDVSPLMLRSIWDWEEQFMDHDLIQFHNPLYNASKVKDDLLKVSTEISCLSIWTQCYYRFLPTLEISNGGKPLEDFAVRTLINMSDNDSKDAQEVCTPSNIGSFFPFTHWRSSNSVPPSTLTISSLSLNTSDLQMETSLVEIPEHL from the exons ATGATAATTGCTGAAGCACAAAGTGTTTTATTATTCACTCCAGTAAACGAACAAAAAACTGGCATATCAGGTTTTTTGTTTGTTACAAATTTCAGACTTTCTTTTGTTACTTCAAacgaaaaacatttaaaa GAAACATCATATCAAGAAAATTTGCTTTTGGGTCAATATGATGTTTGTCTTTccaatatagatattatttatttattgacaggtgacaaaaaaaaaagacttaTGATAGGTCATCGTTTTAATGATAAAGTCAAAGGATTACATATTATCTGCAAA aaTATGCGAACACTatcatatagttttaaattttcaccacTTGGCCATGGTAAAATATTAGCGAATGCTTTATTGCATCATGCATTCCCAAAAAGACATCAGCTATTATTTGCGTATGACTACag tagggAGCCAAATGTTCAAAGTAGATATTCAACACCTACATTTAGATGTCGAGATGATTGGGAAAAAGAACTTCAACGTACCAAATGTCTTGGTTGGACCTTAAATtcatctaataataaatttcgCTTATCTCCGAG ctTGCCACAATTTATTGTTATCGGATCTGCAGTTATTGACACTCATTTACGAATAGCAATGCAACATTTTCGAGATGGACGACTACCAACTTGGTGTTGGAGCACTGTAAATGGAGCCACATTATCTAGAAAGGCAGATGTTGTGGATCCATCAAATCTAACTCAAGAAAATGCTATGTTAGAAATAGTAAGGAAATCGCATCCTGGCCTTCTTAGACCTTTTATAATGGATTTAACCAAAAATTTGCCATCGCCAAAAGATGTTAATcagagttttattaaattacgagAACTGTGTGCTCCTG aaagTGCTCGGCAGTTTTGGGTGCAAGATAATCATTTTTACTCACTTTTGGAAGCCAGTAAATGGTTACAGTACGTTTCGAGTTGTCTTAGCTCTGCTTTAACAACTGCTAATAAACTTAATAGGAATGAGTCAGTTGTATTACAAG aaCGAGATGGACGTGATTTATGCTGTGTAATTTCTAGTCTAACACAGTTGATGATAGATTCTCATTTCCGATCCATTGTTGGATTACAAACATTAATCCAAAAGGAATGGGTTGTTATGGGTCATCAATTTTGTACAAGACTTGGTCATGTTAATAGTACTGATTCGGTTaaa tcaccattgttattattatttttggattgTGTATGGCAACTACTTCAACAATTTCCCTCAAAATTTGAGTTTACCGAGACTTACTTAACAACTCTTTGGGATGCATCACATGTTTCcatatttgatacatttttatttgattgtgAACGTGATCGTCATTGTGCTACTAAG gATGTTAGTCCACTGATGTTACGTTCAATATGGGATTGGGAAGAACAATTTATGGATCATGACTTGATCCAATTTCATAATCCTCTTTACAATGCCTCTAAAGTTAAAGACGATCTACTAAAAGTATCAACAGAAATTTCATGTCTTAGTATTTGGACACAATGTTACTATAGGTTTTTGCCTACTCTAGAAATATCAAATGGTGGTAAACCATTA GAAGATTTTGCAGTCAGAACACTTATAAATATGAGTGATAATGATTCTAAGGATGCTCAAGAAGTCTGTACACCATCTAACATTGGATCTTTTTTTCCATTTACACATTGGAGATCTAGTAATTCAGTTCCTCCATCAACATTAACAATTAGCTCCTTATCTTTAAACACTAGTGATTTACAAATGGAAACATCATTGGTTGAAATACCCGAACATCTATAA
- the LOC132920113 gene encoding uncharacterized protein LOC132920113, with protein MDRNEGGIKFVNCIGSDINIWKKGPYDEDFECETCLLYDEPEYQLDGQEDINTSWKFFDHITKRYLLGNGKKIFHYQKYECPPIIVKINTPLYTLQELCTYTISRRLLANNIGDTAIDELELPEQLKIDIKSCVENLKERYEADGDDFRQDWTVYHEEEYRY; from the coding sequence ATGGATAGAAACGAAGGAGgcattaaatttgtaaattgcaTTGGATCAGACATTAATATATGGAAAAAAGGACCTTATGATGAAGATTTTGAATGTGAAACTTGTTTACTGTATGATGAACCTGAATATCAGCTTGATGGTCAAGAAGACATTAATACTAGTTGGAAATTTTTTGATCATATAACAAAAAGATATCTATTAgggaatggaaaaaaaatttttcattacCAAAAATATGAATGCCCACCAatcatagttaaaattaacactCCATTATATACTTTACAAGAACTTTGCACATACACGATTTCTAGAAGACTTTTGGCTAACAACATTGGAGATACAGCAATTGATGAATTGGAATTACCTGAACAGTTGAAAATTGATATCAAAAGTTGTGTAGAGAATTTAAAAGAAAGATATGAAGCAGATGGAGATGATTTCCGTCAAGATTGGACAGTATATCATGAAGAAGAATATcgctattaa